The Sinobacterium norvegicum genomic interval CTTCTCTTGCTTGGCCTTGGCCACGCCATCTTCACCATTTTCAGCTTCCAACACCTCAAAGCCGTGACGGCTAAGAATTGACTTCATCTTCATAGTTTCTGTTGGTGAGTCATCTACAATTAACACTCGTGCCATGCTTAATTCTCCGGTACTACTATTGTTTAAATCCGAAATACTATTGTTTAAATCCGAAATACTATGCTTATGCCAGCGCTTTTTCACCAACGTGGTTTTCAATAGCGCCAAGCAACTCGTTCTTACTAAAAGGTTTTGTTAGGTATTGATCGGACCCTACAATGCGGCCTTTTGCCTTGTCGAATAAGCCGTCCTTACTCGACAGCATGATTACTGGCGTTGACTTGAACTCATTGTTATTTTTTATAAGCGCACAGGTTTGATAGCCATCGAGACGAGGCATCATAATATCGACAAAGATAATGTCAGGTCTGGTATCAGCTATTTTTGCCAACGCATCAAAACCATCGGTTGCGGTAATGACAGTACACCCGACCTTATTTAACAAAGTCTCTGCGGTACGGCGGATAGTTTTACTATCATCTATCACCATAACCTTTAAATCTTCGAAGTTAACACCCATTAAGACAACCCTAACTATATTTATTCTTTTAATTATAACCATGCACAAATCTGCTTGCAGGCTATATTACATTTATTTTTAACACAGATTACTAATGCAATCTACATCCGACGGATTATTATAGAGCCATGTTAATCCCAATAGAGTGGTTTTGTTCACGACTGATGACCCATGTGTTGTAATTAACTATATTAGTACCAGCAACAACCTCTGATTATTAAAGGTATTTACCATGACCACCAAGCTTGCAGTAGTGATGGATGACATCCTCAGCATCAATGTAAAAAAAGACAGCACACTGGCAATGTTAGCCGCTGCTCAGCGTAAAGGCTGGGAGCTCTATTACATACAGCAAGGGGATCTTTACCTCGATCAAGGAGCTGCCAAAGCACTATGCCAGCAGGTCACCAACATCAGCTATGATCCGGCTAATTATTGTACCCTTGCCGCCGCCGAAACAGTCTTACTGCAAGATATCGACGTCATTCTAATGCGCAAAGATCCGCCATTTGACAATGAGTATATTTACTCGACCTACATTCTCGAAGCCGCCGAACAACAGGGGGTGTTAGTTGTTAACAAGCCTCAAAGCCTTCGCGACTGCAACGAGAAGATTTTTGCCACTCAGTTCCCGCAGTGCTGTCCGCCGGTAATGGTCAGCCGCAACGCCGATTTGCTTAAGGCATTTTACGCGGAACACAACGATGTCATATTCAAACCGCTTGACGGCATGGGAGGCACTGCGATCTTTCGTGTTAAACCTGGCGACCCCAACCTGAATGTCATCCTGGAAACTTTAACCAGCTATGGCCAACAAAGCATTATGGCGCAAAAATTTATCCCTGAGATCAGCCAGGGTGACAAGCGCATTCTATTGGTTAATGGTGAGCCGGTTAGCTACAGTCTTGCCAGAGTGCCCGCCAAAGGCGAAACCCGTGGCAACCTTGCTGCAGGCGGCCGTGGTGTGCCGCAACCCCTTACCGATAGAGACCGCTGGATTTGCCAACAAGTCGCTGCCACTTTAAAGCAGAAAGGCTTATTATTTGTCGGTCTAGATGTCATTGGCGACTACTTAACTGAAATTAACGTGACCAGCCCTACCTGCATCCGGGAGTTAGACAGTCATTACAATCTCGACATTGGCGGCCAACTAATGGACGCCATAGAACAACAACTCGTTCATAAATAAGAAGGTACGCGGTAATACAATGGCAGCACAGAACCTCTATAGTCAAAGCAGCTCAGACCGGATTAGCTTCACCCTGTTCTTAGCCGTTGCGGTGCACGCCATTGTTATCCTTGGCGTCAGCTTCAGCAACACACCAAGCACCAATAGCGCATCAACTCTCGAAATCACCCTGTCAATGCACAACAGCACTTCGACACCAGAGGAAGCTGATTATATTGCTCAACACAATCAGCAGGGCTCTGGTACTCTCGATGAGAAAGCAGAGCTGACTACTCGCCAAACTGCACTGTATAACGACCTAGAAATCAAGGATACCGGACAGCCTGCGCAACAACGTAGTGATACCTTAGCGCCGAATATTGAGAGTCAGTACATCACCACCCTCGGGGAAAGCAGCTACACCATTAATTTAGCCCCCCTCGAACAGCAGCTCGAAGAGCAGCAGCACCAGAAACAGCTCTCTGACGAACAACTTAATCAAGATATTGCCAGCCTCAACGCCAGAATAGACAGCAATCGCCAAGCCTATGCCAAGCGACCACGTATTCATCGCATCACCTCGGTTTCTACTCGCTCCAGCATTGATGCTCAGTATCAATATAAATTTCAGCAAAAGGTCGAGCAAATTGGTAACGAGAACTACCCTGCCGCCGCTAAGCAGCGCGATATCGAAGGCGATGTCCTGTTAGTCGTTACTCTTAAACCCAACGGCACCATCCACAGCATTGAGGTAGCTAAATCCTCAGGTCAAGCGATTCTTGATGCCGCAGCGATTCGCAGTGTTCGCATGTCAGCCCCGTTCGAGCCATTTAATAACGAAATGCGCCAAAAAGCAGACCTGTTAGAAATCATACGAACCTGGCAGTTTAGCCAAGACCACCTCACCTCACGCGGCTAAAACGAAATATGACGATAAAAACAGTGCTTGGCTTTGATTATGGCCTTAAACATATCGGCGTAGCCAGTGGTCAAACCATCACCGCCACAGCCACCCCCTTGGTAATATTAAAGGCACAGGATGGTCAGCCCAACTGGCAGCAAGTGAAGCAGTTACTCGACGAGTGGCAGCCCGACCTTGTCATCGTAGGCCTGCCGCTAAATATGGATGGCAGCGCATCGGATATGTCAAACCGGGCAAAGAAATTTGCCAACCGTATTCACGGCCGCTTTGGCGTCACTGTCACCACCGTTGACGAGCGACTATCAAGCTACGAGGCCAAGGGGCAGATAATTCAGCATAGTGGTAGAAGGGATTTCGGCGACAACACCGTCGATGCAGTGGCCGCCCAGATTATTGTACAAGACTGGTTGAATTTACAATCCTAACAATACAACAGTAACGCGGCATGCCGCCGCGCCACTATCAAAAGCGGTTATCGCTGGACTCTTCTTCCAGGCTCAAACCACCGGCGATAGAGTCGACCTGCGACGCACTGGCATCGCCGTCCTTGCCCAGCTTGATCATCAATCGCAAATCATTCGCCGAATCCGCGTAAGCCAGAGCGTCTTCATAGGTGATTTGACCCTCGTTATAGAGTTCATACAACGCCTGGTCAAAGGTTTGCATACCCTGCTCTGACGAGCGCCCCATCAATTCTTTCAACTCGTGTACATTGCCCTTGCGAATCAGGTCAGAGGCCAACGGAGTATTAACCAGCACCTCGACACAGGCTCTGCGCGATTTACCATCCGGCGTTGGGATCAGCTGCTGTGCAATCATGCCACGCAGGTTTAACGACAAGTCCATCCACAGCTGCCGATGCCTATCCGCAGGAAAGAAGTGCAATATCCTGTCCAGTGCTTGGTTAGCATTGTTAGCGTGTAACGTACAAAGGCAAAGATGACCCGTCTCCGCAAAGGTGATGGCGTGCTCCATCGTCTCGCGGCTTCGCACCTCACCAATCATGATGACGTCAGGAGCCTGTCGCAGCATATTCTTTAGCGCCACTTCAAAGGACTCAGTGTCGATCCCCACCTCACGCTGAGTGACAATACACCCCTTATGCTGGTGGATGTATTCGATTGGATCTTCAACCGAAATGATATGACCTTTAGAATTACGATTTCGATGCCCAATCATTGAGGCCAAAGAGGTCGATTTACCGGCGCCAGTGGCACCAACGAAAATAACCAAACCTCGCTTGGTCATGGCCAAGTCTTTAATAATATCGGGCAGCCCGAGGTCTTCCACCATGGGTATATGGGTTTCAATGCGTCGCAATACCATACCGGCAAGGTTACGCTGATAAAAAGCACTGACACGGAAACGGCCAACACCGCGTGCAGAAATAGCAAAGTTACACTCTTTGTTATTTACAAAATCACGCTTTTGCCCCTCATTCATCACACCTAACACAGTCTCTCGTGTTTGCTCGGGACTCAGCGCCTTCGTGGTGACTGGCAAAACCTTGCCATGTACCTTAATCGAGGGCGGGACACCGGCAGTGATAAACAAGTCCGAGGCCCCTTTCTCAACCATTAGTTTTAATAGTTTTTCTATATCCAAGAGTTACTCCATAAACCGCAATATTATCTGACCTACAACCTACCACTACTGTTAGAAGTTAGCGGGAACCTTGGCCTGTTCGCGAGCAATCTGACGGGTGATTTGATTTTTCTTTAACAACCCCTCTAAACACTGATCCATAGTCTGCATGCCGACATTGGCGCCGGTCTGAATAGCAGAGTACATTTGCGCCACCTTACCTTCGCGAATAAGGTTACGAATTGCCGGCGTGCCGATCATAATTTCGTGGGCAGCAATACGTCCGCCACTCACCTTTTTCAAAAGTGTCTGCGAGATAACCGCCTGCAGTGATTCCGACAACATCGAGCGCACCATCTCTTTTTCCTGCGCGGGGAAGACATCAACCACACGGTCAATAGTCTTAGCGGCACTGGTGGTGTGCAGTGTACCGAAAACCAGGTGACCGGTTTCCGCCGCCGTTAAGGCTAGACGAATGGTTTCTAAATCTCGCAATTCACCCACTAGGATAATATCGGGGTCTTCACGCAGCGCCGAGCGTAATGCGTTGTCGAAGCCATGAGTATCTCGGTGCACCTCTCGCTGGTTCACCAGGCATTTCTTAGACTCGTGCACAAATTCTATCGGGTCTTCGATGGTCAAAATATGGTCGTAGCGATTGTCGTTGATAAAATCGATCATCGCTGCCAGCGTGGTCGACTTACCCGAGCCTGTCGGGCCGGTGACCAACACCAAACCGCGCGGTTGCTCAGCAATTTGCTGAAACACCTTACCCATGCCAAGGTCTTCCATGGTCAAAACCTTAGAAGGGATGGTACGGAATACACCGCCGGCACCACGGTTATGGTTAAAGGCGTTAACACGGAAGCGGGCGACACCGGGAACCTCAAAGGAGAAATCGGTTTCGAGATGCTCTTCGAAATCTTTGCGCTGCTTATCATTCATGATCTCGTAAATTAGACCGTGAATCTCTTTATGCCCCATCGCAGGAACATTAATACGTCGCACGTCACCATCGACGCGAATCATCGGCGGTAGATCGGCAGATAGGTGCAAATCAGAAGCACCTTGCTTAGCACTAAAGGCCAGTAGTTCAGTAATATCCATAGCGGTTAAACCGTTTCACTTTTATTTATTGATATGTCTGAGCCCAGCAAGCAAGCTTCACTCACTGTGCGCTATAATCCGGTAATGTTAGATTTTATAGAGAGTTATCACCGTAATGATCAAGATAGCAGACAAAGTCAATCTCGTACATGAGCGCATAGCCAATGCCTGTCAATTGTCAGGGCGAAAATGTGACGAGGTTCAGCTTTTAGCCGTCAGCAAAACCCGAAGCCCTGAAGAGGTTGCCGAGGCTTACCAACAGGGTTGCCGTGATTTCGGTGAAAACTACCTTCAGGATGCCCTGGGCAAAATAAGCGCCACGGCACTTGAACACTGCCGCTGGCACTTTATCGGCAAACTGCAGTCCAATAAAACCCGTGCCGTCGCCGAACACTTCGATTGGATGCACACTGTCGACCGCTTGAAGATTGCTCAACGGCTGAGCGAGCAGCGACCCGCCACACTGCCGCCACTGAATATTTGTCTGCAGGTCAATATCAGCGGCGAGGAGAGTAAATCGGGCATCGCCCCAGCAGAGCTGATCTCGCTGGCCGAGAAGATTTCCGCCCTTAGCGGGGTGAAACTGCGCGGTTTGATGGTCATCCCTGCCGCCAGCAACGAGCCAGAACAACAACGGTCAGCCTTTGCCAACAGCTACCAACTCTATCGGCAACTGCAGCAGCGTTTCGATGGTATCGACACCCTGTCGATGGGCATGAGTGGCGACTTGGAGGCCGCCATCGCCGAGGGCAGCACCATTGTCCGTGTTGGCACCGATATATTCGGCCCCCGCGCGGTTTAATACCCCGGCGCCGAGAAGTAATTAACATGCGAGCAAATAGTCAGTAAACTGCTTGCCAATTATAGAGATAGTTAACTCGAGGATTATCGCCGTGAGCGACAACACAATTGCATTTATCGGTGCCGGCAACATGGCCAGCGCACTGTTTGGCGGTTTAATCAGCCAGGGTTACCAGGCCAGTAAAATTTGGGCCGCCGACCCCTACCAGGGCAGTCTGGACAACGCTGCCGCTCTCGGTGTCAACACCACCACCGACAACACCGTCGCCATTGCCGAAGCTGATATTGTTGTGCTCGCGGTAAAACCTCAGGTGTTAAAAGACGTGTTGCTGCCACTGCAGAACAGCTTTGCCGCGCGCAAGC includes:
- the gshB gene encoding glutathione synthase, which encodes MTTKLAVVMDDILSINVKKDSTLAMLAAAQRKGWELYYIQQGDLYLDQGAAKALCQQVTNISYDPANYCTLAAAETVLLQDIDVILMRKDPPFDNEYIYSTYILEAAEQQGVLVVNKPQSLRDCNEKIFATQFPQCCPPVMVSRNADLLKAFYAEHNDVIFKPLDGMGGTAIFRVKPGDPNLNVILETLTSYGQQSIMAQKFIPEISQGDKRILLVNGEPVSYSLARVPAKGETRGNLAAGGRGVPQPLTDRDRWICQQVAATLKQKGLLFVGLDVIGDYLTEINVTSPTCIRELDSHYNLDIGGQLMDAIEQQLVHK
- a CDS encoding type IV pilus twitching motility protein PilT, whose protein sequence is MDITELLAFSAKQGASDLHLSADLPPMIRVDGDVRRINVPAMGHKEIHGLIYEIMNDKQRKDFEEHLETDFSFEVPGVARFRVNAFNHNRGAGGVFRTIPSKVLTMEDLGMGKVFQQIAEQPRGLVLVTGPTGSGKSTTLAAMIDFINDNRYDHILTIEDPIEFVHESKKCLVNQREVHRDTHGFDNALRSALREDPDIILVGELRDLETIRLALTAAETGHLVFGTLHTTSAAKTIDRVVDVFPAQEKEMVRSMLSESLQAVISQTLLKKVSGGRIAAHEIMIGTPAIRNLIREGKVAQMYSAIQTGANVGMQTMDQCLEGLLKKNQITRQIAREQAKVPANF
- a CDS encoding TonB family protein yields the protein MAAQNLYSQSSSDRISFTLFLAVAVHAIVILGVSFSNTPSTNSASTLEITLSMHNSTSTPEEADYIAQHNQQGSGTLDEKAELTTRQTALYNDLEIKDTGQPAQQRSDTLAPNIESQYITTLGESSYTINLAPLEQQLEEQQHQKQLSDEQLNQDIASLNARIDSNRQAYAKRPRIHRITSVSTRSSIDAQYQYKFQQKVEQIGNENYPAAAKQRDIEGDVLLVVTLKPNGTIHSIEVAKSSGQAILDAAAIRSVRMSAPFEPFNNEMRQKADLLEIIRTWQFSQDHLTSRG
- the pilG gene encoding twitching motility response regulator PilG; translation: MGVNFEDLKVMVIDDSKTIRRTAETLLNKVGCTVITATDGFDALAKIADTRPDIIFVDIMMPRLDGYQTCALIKNNNEFKSTPVIMLSSKDGLFDKAKGRIVGSDQYLTKPFSKNELLGAIENHVGEKALA
- a CDS encoding PilT/PilU family type 4a pilus ATPase, which codes for MDIEKLLKLMVEKGASDLFITAGVPPSIKVHGKVLPVTTKALSPEQTRETVLGVMNEGQKRDFVNNKECNFAISARGVGRFRVSAFYQRNLAGMVLRRIETHIPMVEDLGLPDIIKDLAMTKRGLVIFVGATGAGKSTSLASMIGHRNRNSKGHIISVEDPIEYIHQHKGCIVTQREVGIDTESFEVALKNMLRQAPDVIMIGEVRSRETMEHAITFAETGHLCLCTLHANNANQALDRILHFFPADRHRQLWMDLSLNLRGMIAQQLIPTPDGKSRRACVEVLVNTPLASDLIRKGNVHELKELMGRSSEQGMQTFDQALYELYNEGQITYEDALAYADSANDLRLMIKLGKDGDASASQVDSIAGGLSLEEESSDNRF
- the ruvX gene encoding Holliday junction resolvase RuvX; protein product: MTIKTVLGFDYGLKHIGVASGQTITATATPLVILKAQDGQPNWQQVKQLLDEWQPDLVIVGLPLNMDGSASDMSNRAKKFANRIHGRFGVTVTTVDERLSSYEAKGQIIQHSGRRDFGDNTVDAVAAQIIVQDWLNLQS
- a CDS encoding YggS family pyridoxal phosphate-dependent enzyme, with the translated sequence MIKIADKVNLVHERIANACQLSGRKCDEVQLLAVSKTRSPEEVAEAYQQGCRDFGENYLQDALGKISATALEHCRWHFIGKLQSNKTRAVAEHFDWMHTVDRLKIAQRLSEQRPATLPPLNICLQVNISGEESKSGIAPAELISLAEKISALSGVKLRGLMVIPAASNEPEQQRSAFANSYQLYRQLQQRFDGIDTLSMGMSGDLEAAIAEGSTIVRVGTDIFGPRAV